The following is a genomic window from Armatimonadota bacterium.
CACGGCTTCTCCGACGAAGGGCATGTCGCAGCCCAGAGCCAGGCACGCCTCGAAGCGCGCCGCGCCGAGCCCCGCGTGCAGGCCGCCAAGCGGGCCGCAGTGGGCATAGACGTCGGTGACGCCGACCGCCGGCGCGGGCAGTTCCTGCGCATCCCCGCCGACGATCAGCACCTCCTGCGCGACCGCCGCCGCGCGCACGACGATATGCTCCAGCAGCGTGCAGCTCCCCCACGGGAGCTGCCCTTTGTCAAGTTGGCCCATGCGGGCGCCGCGCCCGCCGGCGAGGATGATGACCGTGACGGGGCGGCGCGGATCGGTATCGGCATG
Proteins encoded in this region:
- a CDS encoding molybdenum cofactor guanylyltransferase, with the translated sequence MPGHADTDPRRPVTVIILAGGRGARMGQLDKGQLPWGSCTLLEHIVVRAAAVAQEVLIVGGDAQELPAPAVGVTDVYAHCGPLGGLHAGLGAARFEACLALGCDMPFVGEAVMRALLDLGADCDAVVPRAADGLHPLLAAYSRRCLSAIEAQLRNGDRRMVSFLDAVDARWATEDDLRPFDPDLLCFFNINTWQDYERALEIARAADSVHSRTSQQR